One window of the Candidatus Zixiibacteriota bacterium genome contains the following:
- a CDS encoding putative transcriptional regulator (Evidence 3 : Putative function from multiple computational evidences), producing the protein MKKKLFERLSRRERQIIEIIYRIGEATVAQVQEGLSDPPSYSSVRALLGILVKKGFVKFEKRGKTYVYLPTVSREKARHSALSNIVQTYFDGSVEGVVTTLIDISATELTDRELEKLEEIIRERRRKEGAHE; encoded by the coding sequence ATGAAGAAAAAGCTTTTCGAGCGGCTGAGCCGGCGGGAAAGGCAGATAATCGAGATAATTTACCGGATCGGCGAGGCCACCGTGGCGCAGGTCCAGGAAGGACTTTCCGATCCGCCGAGTTATTCCTCGGTTCGGGCCCTTCTGGGGATACTTGTCAAAAAGGGATTTGTAAAATTCGAGAAACGGGGAAAAACCTATGTTTATCTTCCGACGGTCAGCCGCGAGAAGGCCCGTCACTCGGCGCTGAGCAATATCGTCCAGACCTATTTTGACGGCTCGGTGGAGGGGGTGGTGACGACTCTGATTGATATTTCGGCGACGGAACTGACCGACCGGGAACTGGAAAAACTGGAAGAAATAATCCGCGAAAGGCGCCGGAAAGAGGGGGCCCATGAGTGA
- the engB gene encoding putative GTP-binding protein EngB (Evidence 3 : Putative function from multiple computational evidences): MKSLRTEFIGSFNDVRKIPSDSRPQIAFGGRSNVGKSTLLNSLVGQKKLARTSKVPGRTQSLNYFLINDRYYFVDLPGYGYAKAPEKVRQNWGKTVDKYLNAVDNLRGFVFLLDCRRDPNEEDMMLLDWLENKSLEYIIVLTKADKLGRGALTEKIKEMKKAYRAVALIPFSSQTKMGRTEIWKWVDNIVDKYRTGQAVRGSE, encoded by the coding sequence ATGAAATCTCTGAGAACGGAATTTATCGGCTCATTTAATGATGTCCGGAAGATTCCATCCGATTCCCGGCCTCAAATCGCTTTTGGGGGGAGGTCGAATGTCGGGAAATCGACCCTTCTGAATTCTCTGGTTGGACAAAAAAAACTGGCAAGAACTTCAAAGGTCCCCGGACGGACCCAGAGTTTGAACTACTTCCTGATTAATGATAGGTATTATTTTGTAGATTTGCCCGGTTACGGTTACGCGAAAGCACCGGAAAAGGTGCGACAAAACTGGGGGAAAACTGTGGATAAGTATTTAAATGCTGTGGATAACCTGAGAGGATTCGTGTTTTTACTCGATTGCCGGCGAGATCCCAATGAAGAGGATATGATGCTTCTGGATTGGCTGGAGAACAAATCCCTGGAGTATATAATAGTACTGACAAAGGCCGACAAACTGGGGCGGGGCGCGCTGACTGAGAAGATAAAAGAGATGAAGAAGGCGTACCGGGCGGTGGCGCTGATACCGTTCTCGTCGCAAACCAAAATGGGTCGAACCGAGATATGGAAATGGGTTGATAATATTGTGGATAAATATAGAACCGGACAAGCGGTTCGGGGGAGTGAATAA
- the pcrA gene encoding ATP-dependent DNA helicase PcrA encodes MSMEYILKDLNPVQKEAVTTTEGPLLIIAGAGSGKTRVLTRRVAYILGQRLAAPQNLLAVTFTNKAAGEMKDRINALLGQNIFSLTVATFHSFCARLLRQEAEQIGYSKNYVIFDEDDALAMVRNCVDQVGLSRNQFTPASLRRKISGLKNKMIDAETYAAKASGYFDTRTAQVYTMYERRLKECQAMDFDDLIYRAVQLLEGSEPVRAKYQERFKYILVDEYQDTNHSQYRLLRHLVGPHMNICVVGDEDQSIYGWRGADITNILNFEHDFPGARIIKMEQNYRSTQNILEAASAVIANNIDRKGKTLWTEAESGDRLRLLITGTALDESNTVIDEIQRRLAECPLKETVILYRTNAQSRAFEDVLRRRIVPYQIIGGVSFYQRKEIKDLVAYLKLLANPKDDISFQRIINYPRRGLGDSSIEKLFALAQATGKSLYEVGAEAGAIPELTSRANKTIAKFVEMMQAFRVKKETLNIADLTQQLIDELNLVNHLLEEDPLTGESRVENIEEFVAAAREFVAASPEPNLENFLAEISLYTDIDNFKETEDKLTLMTLHSAKGLEFDTVFLVGLEEGLFPLGRAIEQPKELEEERRLFYVGATRARKHLYLSMADERNRFGEGSSIPSRFLKELPPALVEVMDTRRYGRNGTAAIDQGGLGKAEAHKEDGGPHYEYEDEEAIRPGRIVAHPTFGRGKVMKAEGSGENLRLEIYFTGVGLKKVMAKFAKLKVVG; translated from the coding sequence ATGAGCATGGAATATATTTTAAAAGATCTCAACCCGGTCCAGAAGGAGGCGGTCACGACGACCGAGGGGCCCCTTCTCATTATCGCCGGGGCCGGTTCGGGCAAAACCCGGGTCCTGACGCGCCGGGTGGCCTATATTCTGGGACAGAGATTGGCCGCGCCGCAGAATCTTCTGGCAGTGACATTCACGAACAAGGCCGCCGGGGAAATGAAAGATAGAATCAACGCTCTTCTGGGGCAGAATATATTTTCTCTGACGGTGGCCACTTTTCATTCTTTCTGCGCCCGTCTCCTTCGCCAGGAAGCCGAGCAGATCGGCTACTCCAAAAATTATGTCATTTTCGATGAGGACGACGCCCTGGCGATGGTCCGCAACTGCGTGGATCAGGTGGGGCTCTCCCGCAACCAGTTCACGCCGGCATCGCTCCGAAGAAAAATATCGGGGCTGAAAAATAAGATGATCGATGCTGAAACGTACGCCGCGAAGGCCTCCGGCTATTTCGACACGAGAACGGCGCAAGTCTATACTATGTACGAACGGCGGCTGAAAGAATGCCAGGCGATGGATTTCGATGACTTGATTTACCGGGCGGTGCAACTTCTGGAAGGAAGCGAACCGGTCCGCGCCAAGTATCAGGAGCGGTTCAAATATATCCTGGTCGATGAGTATCAGGATACCAATCACAGTCAGTACCGGCTCCTGCGTCACCTGGTGGGACCGCATATGAATATCTGCGTGGTGGGCGACGAGGATCAGTCGATTTACGGCTGGCGCGGCGCCGATATCACCAATATCCTTAATTTCGAGCATGATTTCCCCGGCGCCCGCATAATAAAGATGGAGCAGAATTACCGCTCGACGCAGAATATTCTCGAGGCGGCCTCGGCGGTTATCGCCAATAATATCGACCGCAAGGGGAAAACGCTCTGGACCGAAGCGGAGAGTGGTGACCGGTTGAGACTTCTGATTACGGGAACGGCGCTCGATGAAAGCAATACCGTCATCGATGAAATTCAGAGGCGCCTGGCCGAATGTCCCCTGAAGGAAACGGTCATATTGTACCGCACGAACGCACAATCGCGCGCTTTTGAAGATGTTCTGAGGCGACGAATCGTGCCGTATCAGATAATCGGAGGGGTTTCATTTTACCAGCGAAAGGAAATCAAGGACCTGGTGGCCTATTTGAAACTTCTGGCCAATCCGAAAGACGATATTTCATTCCAGAGAATCATAAATTATCCCCGGCGAGGATTGGGTGATAGTTCCATCGAAAAATTATTCGCGCTCGCACAGGCGACGGGGAAATCATTGTATGAAGTCGGCGCCGAGGCCGGGGCGATTCCCGAATTGACCTCGCGGGCCAATAAGACCATAGCGAAGTTTGTCGAAATGATGCAGGCGTTCAGAGTAAAAAAAGAGACCTTGAATATCGCCGATCTGACCCAGCAGTTAATCGATGAACTGAATCTGGTCAATCATCTTCTTGAGGAAGACCCTCTGACGGGAGAGAGCCGGGTGGAGAATATCGAGGAGTTCGTGGCGGCGGCGCGGGAATTTGTGGCGGCCAGCCCGGAGCCGAATCTGGAAAATTTCCTGGCCGAAATTTCACTCTACACCGATATCGACAATTTCAAGGAAACCGAAGATAAATTGACCCTGATGACGCTTCATTCGGCCAAAGGACTGGAATTCGATACCGTATTCCTGGTCGGCCTCGAGGAAGGGTTGTTCCCTCTCGGCCGGGCGATTGAACAGCCGAAGGAACTGGAAGAGGAACGGCGGCTCTTTTATGTCGGGGCGACGCGCGCCCGGAAGCATCTGTATCTCTCGATGGCCGATGAGAGGAACCGTTTCGGCGAAGGGAGTTCGATTCCATCGCGATTCTTGAAAGAACTCCCGCCGGCGCTGGTAGAAGTGATGGACACCCGCCGCTATGGGCGAAATGGAACAGCGGCTATTGACCAAGGTGGCTTGGGGAAGGCCGAAGCCCATAAGGAAGACGGCGGGCCGCATTATGAATATGAAGACGAAGAGGCCATCCGTCCGGGAAGAATCGTGGCCCACCCGACCTTCGGGCGCGGTAAGGTTATGAAAGCGGAGGGTTCCGGCGAGAATCTTCGTCTCGAGATCTATTTTACCGGCGTGGGGCTCAAGAAAGTCATGGCCAAGTTCGCCAAACTCAAAGTGGTGGGCTAA
- the lon gene encoding DNA-binding ATP-dependent protease La (Evidence 2a : Function from experimental evidences in other organisms; PubMedId : 10094703, 14665623, 2984174, 3042779, 3289547, 7988699, 8226758, 8294008, 8939438; Product type e : enzyme), translating into MEKMKLEFGEEKVDIKSRLPVLPLRDVVIFPHMIYPLLVGRQSTISALQEAMVLDKQMFLCAQKSPEIDVPDQKDLYQVGVVARILQVMKLPNGTIKVLVEGLIRAKVKTMHRTGSFYTARLQIITPDQVKDRETEAFSRSVVELFSEYVRLNRRIPEEVLLSISNIDDSQRLADTVAAHILIKLETKQQILQIEAVKEQMVMISDILRSEIEILKIEQKIDNSVRDSMAQNQREFYLQEQLKAIKEELGQADELGNEVDDLIKKLEGLKAPKEVKERANEEIKRLSKMHPYSAESAVIRSYIEWIVALPWGKYTTDRSNFREVKDILDKDHYGLEKPKKRILEHLAVLKIAQKVKGPILCLVGPPGVGKTSIGKSIARALDRKFVRMSLGGIHDEAEIRGHRRTYIGSLPGRIIQSIKKAGSANPVFLLDEVDKIGIDFRGDPAAALLEVLDPEQNIAFSDNYLELDFDLSQVLFITTANSLSGIPPALLDRMEIIRLPGYLEHEKIGIIEGYLIPKLQKELGLEKYALDFTVAALKQLLRFYTREAGVREAERQLAAIMRKITQQLAEGSKKKSFQIGEKQISQMLGVAPYVSTDINPHPGPGYAVGLAWTEFGGEVLPIEVTLMKGQSKLTLTGKIGTVMQESVSAGLSYIRSHAVRFGLEPDFYDKMEIHVHAPEGAVPKDGPSAGITILVAIVSALTKTPIRSTLALTGEVTLSGDILPIGGLNEKLLAARRNGIKDVIYPFRNKKDLPDLPKELIEGINLLAVKKIDDAIKIVFDSGFRPAAKPSRAGKKKK; encoded by the coding sequence ATGGAAAAGATGAAATTAGAGTTTGGCGAAGAGAAAGTTGATATAAAATCACGACTGCCGGTTTTGCCGCTTCGTGATGTGGTAATTTTTCCTCATATGATTTATCCGCTTCTGGTGGGGCGGCAATCGACCATTTCGGCCCTGCAGGAAGCGATGGTGCTGGATAAGCAGATGTTCCTCTGCGCCCAGAAATCGCCGGAAATCGATGTCCCCGACCAGAAGGATCTTTATCAGGTCGGGGTGGTGGCCCGCATTCTGCAGGTAATGAAACTCCCCAACGGGACTATCAAGGTTCTGGTGGAAGGTCTTATCCGGGCGAAGGTCAAGACGATGCATCGCACCGGTTCGTTTTATACCGCCCGGCTGCAAATTATCACCCCGGATCAGGTGAAAGATCGCGAAACCGAGGCCTTTAGCCGCAGTGTGGTCGAGTTATTTTCGGAATATGTCCGTCTCAACCGGCGGATACCGGAAGAGGTGCTTCTCTCGATTTCCAATATCGATGATTCCCAGCGTCTGGCCGATACGGTCGCCGCCCATATTCTCATAAAACTGGAGACCAAACAGCAGATACTGCAGATAGAAGCGGTCAAAGAGCAGATGGTGATGATTTCGGATATTCTCCGTTCGGAAATCGAGATTCTCAAAATTGAACAGAAGATTGATAATTCGGTGCGCGACTCCATGGCCCAGAACCAGCGCGAATTTTATCTCCAGGAGCAGTTGAAGGCGATCAAAGAGGAACTGGGTCAGGCCGATGAACTCGGCAACGAGGTCGATGACCTAATAAAGAAACTGGAAGGTTTGAAGGCCCCGAAGGAAGTCAAGGAACGGGCCAACGAAGAGATAAAGCGCCTGTCCAAAATGCACCCTTATTCGGCGGAATCGGCCGTCATACGGAGTTATATCGAGTGGATTGTCGCCCTGCCGTGGGGCAAATACACGACCGACCGGAGCAATTTCAGGGAAGTCAAAGATATTCTGGACAAAGATCATTACGGGCTGGAAAAACCGAAGAAAAGAATTTTGGAGCATCTGGCGGTCCTGAAAATCGCACAAAAGGTCAAAGGGCCGATCTTGTGCCTGGTCGGGCCTCCCGGGGTGGGAAAGACATCGATAGGCAAATCGATCGCCCGGGCGCTGGACAGAAAGTTTGTCCGGATGTCTCTGGGCGGGATTCATGATGAAGCCGAAATACGGGGCCATCGCCGGACCTATATCGGCTCTCTCCCCGGCCGGATAATCCAATCGATAAAGAAGGCCGGTTCGGCCAATCCGGTCTTTTTGCTGGACGAAGTCGATAAAATCGGCATCGATTTCCGGGGCGATCCGGCGGCGGCGCTTCTGGAGGTACTCGATCCGGAGCAGAATATCGCCTTCTCAGATAATTATCTGGAACTCGATTTCGATCTGTCGCAGGTGCTTTTTATAACGACGGCCAATTCCCTTTCCGGTATTCCGCCGGCGCTTCTGGACCGGATGGAGATAATTCGTCTCCCCGGCTATCTGGAGCATGAAAAAATCGGAATTATTGAGGGGTATCTTATTCCGAAACTTCAGAAAGAGCTGGGGCTGGAGAAATATGCTCTGGATTTCACCGTAGCGGCTTTGAAACAACTTCTGCGATTCTATACGAGAGAGGCCGGGGTCCGCGAAGCGGAACGTCAACTGGCCGCCATCATGAGAAAAATCACCCAGCAATTGGCCGAAGGTTCAAAAAAGAAATCGTTTCAGATCGGCGAAAAACAAATCTCCCAAATGCTGGGTGTGGCGCCGTACGTCTCGACCGATATCAATCCCCATCCCGGACCGGGATATGCGGTCGGCCTGGCCTGGACCGAATTCGGAGGCGAGGTGCTTCCGATCGAAGTCACTCTCATGAAAGGGCAGTCGAAACTGACGCTGACCGGAAAAATCGGCACGGTGATGCAGGAATCGGTTTCGGCCGGGCTTTCTTATATCAGGAGCCATGCTGTGCGATTCGGTCTGGAGCCGGATTTCTATGACAAAATGGAGATTCATGTTCATGCCCCGGAGGGGGCAGTACCGAAAGACGGGCCATCGGCCGGAATCACGATCCTGGTGGCGATTGTCTCGGCCCTGACCAAGACGCCAATCCGCTCCACGCTGGCGCTGACCGGCGAAGTGACCTTAAGCGGCGATATTCTGCCTATTGGCGGTTTGAACGAAAAACTTCTCGCCGCCCGGCGGAATGGGATAAAGGATGTGATTTATCCGTTCCGCAACAAGAAGGATCTTCCGGATCTTCCCAAGGAACTCATTGAAGGCATTAACTTGTTGGCGGTTAAGAAAATAGATGATGCCATAAAGATCGTCTTCGACTCCGGTTTCCGGCCGGCGGCAAAGCCGTCCAGAGCCGGAAAAAAGAAAAAATAA
- a CDS encoding hypothetical protein (Evidence 5 : Unknown function): MNSPCPKNIVEKVTEVGSLPQTLAAVLKVINNPNSAADEIADTISRDVSLTTRVLRMVNSAQFGRKRKVTKVSEAVIIMGINSIKVLTLSSSVFGMVTDGEFFKKCNIKRIWRHLIETASNARAIAEEIGYKEPEEAFVAGIIHDLGIILMLLYYREEYLEVVPKMGTDKEGIESAERSIFGLTHGEVGSAMTSAWKLPSNLTFVVENHHKLAADIIAEESALNNIVALADRLTIGPFENYAPDIEKNIEFVQSACGALKLSSEAVNRIRKESILESIKLAEYLDLDIGDILDILTEANEKLAELYFSLEKIYVEKRNLQKRFRETATEPVHH, from the coding sequence ATGAATTCTCCCTGCCCGAAAAATATCGTGGAAAAAGTGACCGAAGTCGGGAGTCTTCCCCAAACCCTGGCGGCGGTTCTCAAAGTCATAAATAATCCCAATTCGGCCGCCGATGAGATTGCCGATACGATTTCCCGTGATGTTTCCCTGACCACCCGGGTTCTGCGTATGGTCAACTCCGCCCAATTCGGGCGGAAGCGGAAGGTGACCAAAGTCTCGGAAGCGGTCATTATCATGGGGATAAACAGCATTAAGGTCCTTACGCTGAGCAGTTCCGTATTCGGGATGGTCACCGACGGCGAGTTTTTCAAAAAATGTAATATCAAGAGGATATGGCGGCACCTTATTGAAACGGCCAGCAACGCCCGGGCGATCGCGGAAGAAATCGGTTACAAGGAACCGGAAGAAGCCTTTGTGGCGGGAATCATTCATGATCTCGGCATCATCCTGATGCTGCTTTACTACCGTGAGGAGTATCTCGAGGTGGTGCCGAAGATGGGAACCGATAAAGAAGGGATCGAGTCGGCAGAGCGGAGTATTTTCGGATTGACTCATGGCGAGGTCGGTTCGGCGATGACCTCCGCCTGGAAATTACCGTCGAATCTGACCTTTGTCGTGGAAAATCACCATAAACTGGCGGCCGACATTATAGCGGAGGAGAGCGCCCTGAATAATATTGTCGCCCTGGCGGATCGGCTGACAATCGGGCCATTTGAAAATTATGCCCCCGATATTGAAAAGAATATAGAATTTGTCCAGAGCGCGTGCGGGGCACTGAAATTAAGTAGTGAGGCGGTCAATCGAATCCGTAAGGAATCGATTCTGGAATCAATAAAATTAGCCGAATATCTCGATCTCGACATCGGCGACATTCTCGATATTCTGACCGAAGCGAACGAGAAGTTGGCGGAACTGTATTTTTCGCTCGAAAAGATATATGTCGAAAAGCGCAATCTTCAGAAACGTTTTCGAGAGACGGCCACCGAACCGGTGCATCATTAA
- a CDS encoding exported hypothetical protein (Evidence 5 : Unknown function), with protein sequence MIRQILSLLVLSIIAVLLFISGCGKDNPAKPQTPETVNRWLLRSNWTYSSFPAVIDTTHKRGYLIWYNPYNLIPTDSIWEDSQDQTQSKTRALWLNFTPSKVDRRLGEVAPEFEISDPTISWGGIMCYLEDDEIATIMIAEELELRIKGDQGIVHLDFGYLSEDMNRNIFDDEEDILRGGYRNHIYDPGEDIGLDMFPDTNEPGYDPVLNPDPNGDDWSYDNVDDYSHINGTEGNLMDANGNVRPDGEDLNNSGMIERINNYLSYKIDLSRSDPDSPFLLPGENFNGWRTFLIPLGDYRAIDTTYADQDRIWWRPRYARIWIESPDGDAVTVGFAEFNFVRY encoded by the coding sequence ATGATCAGGCAAATTTTGTCTCTTTTAGTGCTCTCAATCATTGCGGTACTTTTATTCATATCCGGATGCGGGAAAGATAACCCGGCGAAACCTCAAACACCGGAGACTGTCAATAGGTGGCTCCTGAGGAGTAACTGGACATATTCATCCTTCCCGGCTGTAATCGATACGACTCATAAACGGGGCTATTTAATCTGGTACAATCCCTACAATCTTATTCCTACCGACAGTATCTGGGAAGACTCTCAGGACCAGACACAATCAAAGACAAGGGCACTATGGCTGAATTTCACGCCCTCGAAGGTTGACCGGCGACTGGGTGAGGTTGCCCCGGAATTCGAAATTAGCGATCCGACCATATCCTGGGGCGGGATAATGTGCTATTTGGAGGACGATGAGATCGCGACGATAATGATTGCCGAAGAATTGGAACTGAGAATAAAGGGGGATCAGGGGATTGTCCATCTTGATTTCGGATATCTATCCGAAGATATGAATAGGAATATATTTGATGACGAAGAAGATATTCTGCGGGGCGGCTACCGCAACCATATTTATGACCCGGGCGAGGATATCGGATTAGACATGTTTCCGGACACCAATGAGCCCGGCTATGATCCTGTCCTTAATCCCGATCCCAACGGGGACGACTGGTCTTATGATAATGTTGATGATTATTCGCATATAAACGGCACCGAGGGCAATCTGATGGATGCTAACGGCAACGTCAGACCGGACGGTGAGGATTTGAACAACAGCGGCATGATAGAAAGAATTAACAACTACTTGTCATACAAAATTGATCTTTCACGAAGTGATCCCGATTCGCCTTTTCTTCTGCCCGGCGAGAATTTTAACGGCTGGCGGACATTTTTGATCCCCCTGGGAGATTATCGGGCAATAGATACGACATACGCGGACCAGGATAGAATCTGGTGGCGGCCGCGTTATGCAAGAATTTGGATAGAATCGCCTGACGGGGATGCCGTTACGGTTGGATTCGCGGAATTTAATTTTGTAAGATATTAA
- a CDS encoding membrane hypothetical protein (Evidence 5 : Unknown function) has translation MSELIAILKGNLIGSGTTGFVIMTIIKSGIIMSAACLAGVLMYKMPAAGRSVVFRLALAAILLIPIFSLITPSIYIAIAAPAASPQPVTSSSQGNHEVANQAVQPRPPFLSWESGVIGIWLLGVFIIIGRAIFGYALTRKIIKKARPVESTILNELKEKISSEIGIKKQVRLVGSSSATIPFAFGTVRPVIVLPEGLQEWPEGALRMVLVHELAHIRRRDLLWLHISTLALALYWFNPLVWAVRKKMIMESDKTCDDFVLCAGAEESIYAERLVMLARIVKRGPLVINHGTGMARQSQLEERIMSILGRQKRVTGMRKLSHVILIAAAALLIVPMAAMQLRAVEPDIISAQPEPPQSEPAEIPAIDESAPVEPVSAVTELAQTVPSETEPEKLPAFDEFIPVDSTPVMIKMAQPIYPDSAKETGVEGGVYVNVLVDSKGQIRDARISKSSGSAMLDKAALNAARQCEWKPAIKDGKPIAVWVSYKIIFQMAEKSESPSKK, from the coding sequence ATGAGTGAATTAATCGCAATTTTGAAAGGAAATCTGATTGGCTCCGGAACCACCGGGTTCGTTATTATGACCATTATCAAATCCGGCATAATTATGTCGGCGGCGTGCCTAGCGGGGGTTCTGATGTACAAAATGCCGGCCGCCGGCAGAAGTGTTGTTTTTCGTCTGGCTCTCGCGGCGATACTGCTGATTCCGATATTTTCATTGATTACACCCTCAATCTATATCGCCATTGCCGCGCCGGCAGCTTCGCCTCAGCCGGTGACATCATCCTCGCAAGGAAACCATGAAGTCGCAAATCAGGCCGTCCAGCCGCGACCGCCGTTTCTATCGTGGGAGAGCGGGGTGATCGGGATCTGGCTTCTGGGCGTTTTTATAATCATCGGCCGGGCGATATTCGGCTACGCGCTGACGCGAAAAATAATAAAGAAGGCGCGGCCGGTTGAGAGTACAATTTTGAATGAACTGAAAGAAAAAATATCGAGCGAGATCGGGATAAAAAAGCAGGTTCGGCTGGTCGGGTCATCATCCGCTACCATCCCTTTCGCATTCGGAACCGTGCGCCCGGTCATTGTCCTGCCGGAGGGCCTTCAGGAGTGGCCGGAAGGCGCTCTGCGGATGGTCCTCGTGCATGAACTGGCGCATATTCGCCGCCGCGATCTTTTATGGCTTCATATAAGTACACTGGCGCTGGCCCTCTATTGGTTCAATCCACTGGTCTGGGCAGTGCGGAAAAAAATGATTATGGAATCGGATAAGACCTGCGATGATTTTGTTCTCTGCGCCGGGGCCGAGGAATCGATATATGCGGAGCGGCTGGTCATGCTGGCGCGCATTGTCAAGCGGGGTCCGCTGGTCATCAATCATGGCACCGGTATGGCGCGCCAATCACAATTGGAGGAAAGAATTATGTCAATTCTTGGCAGACAGAAAAGAGTGACGGGGATGCGTAAATTATCTCATGTAATCCTTATCGCAGCGGCCGCCCTGCTGATAGTTCCGATGGCCGCAATGCAGTTGCGGGCGGTTGAGCCGGATATTATATCGGCCCAGCCGGAACCGCCGCAGAGTGAACCGGCTGAAATACCGGCGATTGATGAATCGGCGCCGGTCGAGCCGGTGTCCGCGGTGACGGAATTGGCGCAGACGGTTCCTTCTGAAACCGAACCAGAGAAACTTCCTGCGTTCGATGAATTCATTCCGGTTGATTCTACACCGGTGATGATAAAAATGGCCCAGCCGATATACCCGGATTCGGCAAAAGAAACCGGAGTTGAGGGTGGGGTCTATGTCAATGTCCTGGTTGACAGTAAAGGCCAAATCAGAGACGCCCGTATTTCAAAATCCTCGGGAAGCGCGATGCTCGATAAGGCCGCCCTGAACGCGGCGCGTCAGTGCGAATGGAAACCGGCCATCAAGGACGGCAAACCGATCGCGGTCTGGGTGTCATACAAAATCATTTTCCAGATGGCGGAGAAAAGCGAGAGTCCATCAAAGAAATAA
- the purA gene encoding Adenylosuccinate synthetase translates to MGKNIIVIGCQWGDEGKGKVVDLLAEKADVVVRFQGGSNAGHTIITGGRKFVLHLIPSGILHPGKICYIGNGVVLDPNCLIDELDALQREGIETAGRLYISPAANLVLPYHKLMDKIDEKRRSDGGIGTTLRGIGPAYRDKIERCGIRLADLFSPERLKEKLALQPLIKSEYFADKNCEESDINKIFNDLMVLAPRLKTLITDISLRLAGDQKAGKAILFEGAQGVMLDVDLGTYPYATSSNTTVGGALTGLGIGPKMIDEVVGVVKAYTTRVGAGPFPTELSDTTGMALRENGGEFGATTGRPRRTGWLDLVALKYACRTNGVEKLAITKLDVLDKFDKIKVCVGYEMDGAHLDEVPLDISDLSRVKPIYREFDGWLVPTSGLTSYEKLPEKARSYLGFIENSLGVKIGLISTGADRVATISRND, encoded by the coding sequence ATGGGCAAGAACATCATTGTAATAGGATGCCAATGGGGTGATGAAGGGAAAGGGAAAGTGGTAGACCTGCTGGCCGAAAAGGCCGATGTGGTGGTTAGATTTCAGGGTGGATCCAATGCCGGGCATACGATTATAACCGGCGGCAGGAAATTTGTGCTTCATCTGATACCCTCCGGGATACTTCATCCGGGTAAAATCTGCTATATCGGGAACGGGGTGGTGCTGGATCCGAACTGCCTGATTGATGAATTAGATGCCTTGCAAAGAGAAGGGATCGAGACCGCGGGTCGGCTCTATATCTCGCCAGCCGCTAACCTGGTTCTTCCCTATCACAAATTGATGGATAAGATCGATGAAAAACGTCGCTCCGACGGCGGTATCGGGACCACCTTAAGGGGTATCGGGCCGGCGTATCGGGACAAGATTGAGCGGTGCGGGATACGGCTCGCGGACCTCTTCTCACCTGAGAGATTGAAGGAGAAACTGGCGCTTCAACCGCTCATCAAGAGCGAATATTTTGCAGACAAGAACTGTGAGGAATCTGATATTAATAAGATATTCAATGACTTAATGGTATTGGCGCCGCGCCTGAAAACACTTATTACCGATATCTCGTTGCGCCTTGCCGGGGATCAAAAAGCGGGCAAGGCGATTCTCTTTGAGGGGGCTCAAGGGGTTATGCTGGATGTCGATCTGGGGACCTACCCCTATGCGACTTCGTCGAATACCACGGTCGGCGGGGCCTTGACCGGTCTGGGAATCGGCCCCAAAATGATCGATGAAGTGGTCGGAGTGGTCAAGGCTTATACCACCAGAGTCGGGGCAGGACCATTCCCGACCGAACTTTCGGACACGACCGGAATGGCTTTGCGGGAAAATGGCGGAGAGTTTGGCGCCACCACCGGGCGGCCGCGCCGGACCGGCTGGCTCGATTTAGTGGCCCTCAAGTATGCCTGCCGGACTAACGGGGTCGAAAAATTGGCAATAACCAAATTGGATGTCCTGGACAAATTCGATAAAATTAAGGTTTGTGTCGGATACGAGATGGATGGCGCTCATCTGGATGAAGTTCCCCTGGATATCTCCGATTTGAGCCGGGTAAAGCCGATTTACCGCGAATTTGACGGGTGGCTGGTTCCGACTTCGGGGCTGACCTCATATGAAAAGTTGCCGGAGAAGGCGAGAAGTTACCTTGGATTTATTGAGAATAGTCTCGGGGTCAAAATCGGCTTAATTTCCACCGGAGCGGACCGCGTAGCGACGATCAGCCGAAACGATTAG